The Macadamia integrifolia cultivar HAES 741 chromosome 4, SCU_Mint_v3, whole genome shotgun sequence genome contains the following window.
GTGGCCCATTGGGAAACCAACgttcccttgggttttgggtGACAAGCACTGGCCATTGAATGAGTGAgagtttcttctattttatttagatTTCAAGACTCCCCTCTCCAGAACTTTGCATTAATGTAGTCTATATCATTACAAATTTCAAAGAGAATTAGAAACAAGACATCATGTAACTATGTAAGTAGGGACATACCTGAGAGCAGACTTGATCAAAATAGATATACTGGCTTGGGATAGAGGGGGGGATTTTGACACCTAGATAGATAGGTTTAAGGTTGGATTGCCACGTTTCAAATCCAGATTCTCTCTAACCCCTCCAGCCCCTCCAGGGCAGTCCGATAGCTAGGGGGACCTGCATGTATGCCAAGGCCCTCCCGGCCGTCGGATGCAAGCTGGAGGGCTGgagcattggagaggatctggacgCTATCAGTACTTGATAGGGACTGCGGGCTCTCCTCTGTTTTCTCATTGGAATTCAGAGAGGAGGTAACCCTTCTTTGGAAAAATTGGACGTTAGGAAACTATTCAGTTTGGCTGCTAAGGACTCATTTTTCGTATGTCCCcgcaaataaataaaaggaactTGAGATTTGGAGAGCTATTGTAAACTATAAACTTTAGTAAAACACAAGATGAAACTTCAAGACCATACATATGTTTACATCATTCCATAACCTAAAATCACACGAGGAAATACAGAAAGCGGAAACCCACATATAAAAATTATCAATCATTTAGAGCGTTAAGCCTGAACCTTGCAATTTATGTTCTGTGATTCGATCTAGCTGCTCCATCATCTCATGTGTTAGGTAAGTCGTCGAATCTCCAACTTTACCTTTCCTGAATAAAGCACTGTATGTAACACCAACAGGATTTGTTGCAGCCGTATTCACTGCTAAATTACTCAAATTCTCGAAACTGCATAGTTTTATTATTTGATCAACTaccccttccttctcttctattGAGGAGAAAGGGCATCCCATAAACTCTGCCATCCTTTTCAAGTGAAGAACAGGTTCCACCTGCATCTCGTCGTACTTGAGGAAGAGCAGACTTTGAGGCCGTTCCAAGCTTGCTTTCCAATACCCCAACACATGATCCCAAAATGGCCCAAATTCAGATATCCCTTTGCAAAACAACTCAAAGGTTTCTTCCAATGTCAGAGGTTCCATTGAACTGTTCTTTGATCTTAATTTGTTGATAAAATGCCAATAGGACACTAAAGTATCATTAGTGTTCCTACAAATATAAACTATTCGGCAACCAGAATGTCTTACCGATTGTGGTAGCGATGTGTAAGGCATGTGAGTAGCCAAC
Protein-coding sequences here:
- the LOC122076318 gene encoding cytosolic sulfotransferase 5-like; its protein translation is MADNIPYKTCFAPKSKEEEEEDERIHERLKETVATLPTIKSWFGNPMYQYQSFWYSSDIVGIGPLAVQDHFKAHPTDILIAATPKCGTTWLKSLVFAVMNRKSHSLDDHQHPLHKFNSHDLVPTLEIRLYNNNVNGDRIPNLDILSSPRLLATHMPYTSLPQSVRHSGCRIVYICRNTNDTLVSYWHFINKLRSKNSSMEPLTLEETFELFCKGISEFGPFWDHVLGYWKASLERPQSLLFLKYDEMQVEPVLHLKRMAEFMGCPFSSIEEKEGVVDQIIKLCSFENLSNLAVNTAATNPVGVTYSALFRKGKVGDSTTYLTHEMMEQLDRITEHKLQGSGLTL